A genomic segment from Aspergillus puulaauensis MK2 DNA, chromosome 1, nearly complete sequence encodes:
- a CDS encoding uncharacterized protein (COG:S;~EggNog:ENOG410PT59;~antiSMASH:Cluster_1.5) → MSVSSSSSRAPSRGSGPGAMKQKPNTANNAEGNISVSPDGDDEFDDHRPLSQSGTRWTRFFPELSSHFSLVSPVSSRHQSTSSYGTIAISQYSRHSRQSSHDLGDISEPKTGSSSQCSTELVDDASSCYSRRSSVTSLGSEFSPSAYKSAGAYSITSPAMAGVFDDSESLYRSGSTRSRASRRSRKSIKRTPSARNKPLPCPPPIQMKPLSIRHKHRYPRQHEPTICEDTLDEGCESSLTVNLRPQSQLHKQRRHHPTLSQAAEDLEDALAGLVERNYKEETGIYSPYVSSPVATTATTSMPRLDTPLQVSRGNMDMIATRPAPSPPTGHRKSGSSGSSSSSSSSKKSLKKGLLPAQTEETMKHAKKPHKDKGRGPFSFNMSLPSFGALKAKAVKNRDDGHFRSHRRSMSGSGLLQRAARQEVRPSTASTPEEAENKNEAVGSAQLLSVPVRAQRSASVSSERELRLKLPRLQTKEVQPSGMLCQAQPSTKSAINISAADEALQEKEIVPQPQSRRRSNTLSLNSQGTMPNNQPTGTGTSVPIGQYEMPTSTTTFNSNAEPVYELDAGLPEQQIKSPVAPSPFVPSGQMPGILPDEIVELILRRCNQLQDLFNFAVMNRQFYRVFKQRELDLIQNTVYAMSPPAWELREMSPPWDSEWQVLFDLDAPVPEYTQSLYLDRYTRDLYTLVKLKSLILARCSTFLRPETIRGLAGQDDTRAAEIDDAFWRVWTFCRIFGCGKGREGDIVGQLDWLNGGIMAKNQQRSMAMSISEPFGINDVLFQPPEGFGLGNKGGLSQGQLYDMTEIWTCLGVLLQPIHSKCEEARKAGVFDGHDVANKDSVKEEATLEEWTSYVLTLGPSAVLALASIATVDNADEIFQRAQSLGLTKWEEADASRSSFFRDAVSKAYRPQTSARRLHPLHQTGSNSSRSSAESNSSPSDNLLTSDPQRRRQAAYAVQLRNRRNQNGDRPNPGVEERPISSYVEIMNRLAGAPPHPLYQQIPPLPTSTPTPEYNPSPQPRAASPPQHRVPTAGTPNTQVPQARAPRAAVSLLQPQVLDPTDQAMDMIVNELGFSAEDAKWALKITDTGEGINVNAAVSLLIQEYNRPSLVPSARSSADASSYGHVYSPPLSVYQGQHCNSILSSVMQRPDAAASGWRWA, encoded by the exons ATGAGtgtctcttcttcatccagcCGTGCGCCATCCCGCGGGTCTGGCCCAGGTGCGATGAAGCAGAAACCAAACACCGCCAACAATGCGGAAGGGAATATATCTGTGTCGCCGGACGGAGATGACGAATTCGATGACCATAGACCTCTCTCCCAGTCAGGAACGCGCTGGACTCGCTTTTTCCCCGAACTTTCATCCCATTTCTCACTTGTGTCGCCTGTGAGCTCGCGCCATCAGTCTACCAGCTCTTACGGGACGATAGCCATCAGCCAATATAGTCGGCATAGTCGCCAAAGTTCTCACGACTTGGGAGATATTTCTGAGCCAAAGACAGGATCATCGTCGCAATGCTCCACCGAGCTGGTCGATGACGCATCTTCGTGCTACAGTCGCAGATCATCTGTTACCAGTCTCGGTTCCGAGTTCTCCCCGTCTGCATACAAGTCTGCAGGCGCTTACTCCATAACCTCCCCCGCCATGGCCGGCGTGTTCGACGATTCAGAATCCCTGTACCGGTCCGGGTCGACCCGATCCAGGGCATCCAGAAGGTCTAGAAAATCTATAAAACGCACACCATCCGCAAGGAACAAGCCTCTCCCATGCCCACCCCCGATCCAAATGAAGCCCTTGTCGATCCGGCACAAGCACAGATACCCGCGCCAACACGAACCAACAATTTGCGAGGATACCCTGGACGAAGGCTGCGAATCATCATTGACGGTGAACTTGCGGCCGCAGTCGCAGTTACACAAACAGCGCCGCCATCACCCGACCCTCTCGCAGGCCGCAGAGGACCTCGAAGACGCACTCGCCGGTCTTGTGGAACGCAACTACaaggaggagacggggatTTATTCGCCATACGTATCCTCACCAGTGGCAACGACGGCGACAACGTCAATGCCACGTCTCGATACCCCGCTGCAGGTGAGCAGAGGTAATATGGACATGATTGCCACCCGTCCAGCACCGTCTCCGCCGACAGGCCACCGCAAGAGCGgcagcagtggcagcagtagtagcagtagcagcagcaagaaatcACTAAAGAAGGGTTTGCTCCCGGCGCAAACAGAAGAAACCATGAAACACGCCAAGAAGCCCCACAAGGACAAAGGCCGGGGTCCGTTTTCTTTCAACATGTCACTGCCCAGCTTCGGCGCACTGAAGGCTAAGGCCGTAAAGAACCGGGATGATGGTCATTTCCGATCTCATCGAAGGTCGATGAGTGGCTCCGGACTTCTGCAGCGAGCGGCCCGACAGGAAGTACGCCCATCAACGGCATCAACTccagaggaagcagaaaacaAAAATGAAGCGGTTGGGTCGGCGCAGCTGCTCAGTGTGCCCGTGCGTGCCCAGCGATCTGCGTCCGTCAGCAGCGAGCGAGAGCTGCGGTTGAAGTTGCCCCGCCTGCAAACAAAGGAAGTGCAGCCATCGGGCATGCTGTGTCAAGCACAGCCCTCAACAAAATCTGCCATTAATATCTCAGCTGCAGATGAAGCTCTgcaggaaaaggaaatagtcccacagccccagtcgagaaggagaagcaacACACTCTCGCTCAACTCCCAAGGCACGATGCCCAACAACCAACCcactgggactgggacatCAGTGCCGATCGGACAGTACGAGATGCCTACTTCGACAACTACTTTTAATTCGAACGCGGAACCGGTATACGAACTCGACGCTGGTCTTCCCGAACAGCAAATCAAGTCGCCTGTTGCGCCTTCACCATTCGTGCCCTCGGGCCAGATGCCCGGGATCTTGCCCGATGAGATCGTCGAGTTGATTCTGCGACGATGTAACCAGCTGCAGGACCTCTTCAACTTCGCCGTCATGAACCGGCAATTCTATCGAGTCTTCAAGCAACGTGAGCTCGACCTCATTCAAAATACTGTTTACGCAATGTCGCCGCCCGCCTGGGAACTGCGTGAAATGAGCCCGCCCTGGGACTCCGAGTGGCAGGTTCTCTTCGACCTTGATGCTCCTGTTCCCGAGTACACACAGTCGCTATACCTCGACCGCTACACCCGCGACCTGTACACTCTTGTCAAGCTCAAGTCGCTCATCCTTGCGCGCTGCAGCACGTTCCTCCGCCCCGAGACAATCCGCGGTCTAGCGGGCCAGGATGATACGCGCGCAGCTGAGATCGACGATGCATTCTGGCGGGTCTGGACATTTTGCCGGATATTTGGGTGTGGTAAGGGCCGCGAGGGCGATATTGTCGGACAGCTGGATTGGTTGAACGGCGGCATTATGGCGAAGAACCAACAACGCTCTATGGCAATGTCGATTAGTGAGCCGTTTGGGATTAACGACGTTTTGTTTCAGCCGCCTGAGGGATTTGGATTGGGGAATAAGGGTGGACTGTCGCAGGGCCAGCTTTATGATATGACGGAGATCTGGACCTGTCTGGGAGTCCTGCTCCAGCCGATTCACAGCAAGTGTGAAGAGGCAAGGAAGGCGGGTGTATTTGACGGGCATGATGTGGCGAACAAGGATTCTGTCAAGGAGGAGGCAACGCTAG AAGAATGGACATCGTACGTCCTCACCCTTGGCCCCTCCGCTGTCCTCGCCCTGGCCTCCATCGCAACCGTCGACAACGCCGATGAGATCTTCCAACGAGCTCAATCGCTTGGGTTAACGAAATGGGAGGAAGCCGATGCAAGCCgttccagcttctttcgaGATGCCGTCTCGAAGGCATACAGACCTCAAACGTCGGCCCGCAGGTTGCATCCTCTCCACCAAACCGGATCAAACTCGTCCAGATCATCAGCCGAAAGCAACTCCTCCCCGTCAGATAATCTTCTTACCAGTGACCCTCAGCGACGCAGACAAGCCGCCTACGCTGTCCAACTCCGCAACCGTCGCAATCAGAACGGGGACCGTCCCAACCCCGGTGTCGAAGAGCGCCCGATCTCCAGCTATGTCGAAATCATGAACCGCTTGGCGGGTGCTCCCCCACACCCTCTCTACCAACAAATCCCACCCCTTCCAACCTCCACTCCAACCCCAGAATACAACCCATCACCTCAGCCTCGAGCCGCATCACCACCCCAACACCGAGTCCCGACAGCAGGAACACCCAACACCCAAGTCCCCCAGGCCCGCGCACCGCGCGCAGCCGTCTCGCTCCTCCAGCCTCAAGTCCTCGACCCAACCGACCAAGCCATGGACATGATTGTCAACGAACTAGGCTTTAGCGCAGAAGACGCAAAATGGGCGCTCAAAATCACAGACACGGGCGAAGGGATCAACGTGAATGCCGCGGTCTCACTGCTCATACAGGAGTATAACCGGCCGAGTCTGGTACCCAGTGCGCGTTCGTCCGCGGATGCCTCCAGCTATGGGCATGTGTATTCGCCCCCTTTGTCTGTTTATCAGGGGCAACACTGCAATAGTATCTTGTCGTCTGTTATGCAGAGACCAGATGCGGCTGCTTCGGGCTGGAGGTGGGCTTGA
- a CDS encoding uncharacterized protein (COG:S;~EggNog:ENOG410PSDD;~InterPro:IPR007248;~TransMembrane:1 (n9-19c24/25o40-61i);~antiSMASH:Cluster_1.5;~go_component: GO:0016021 - integral component of membrane [Evidence IEA]), translating into MALPPIAKATLQAALISAGSNVLAQGITSYRDETSFELDSQALFQFTTSALILSPLTFLWLETLESRFPGFEQNEPKAGKEKDKANEKEKVNEKEKQKPKLNVKNTVAKIVVDQVVGGAWNTVAFIATMGFLRGYDYEVIKDEIANVGHPLFKLSVS; encoded by the exons ATGGCGCTTCCTCCGATCGCAAAGGCCACTTTGCAGGCTGCTTTGATCAGTGCTGGGTCGAATGTGCTTGCACAGGGGATTACGTCTTATCGGGATGAG ACGTCCTTTGAGCTTGACTCGCAAGCGCTGTTCCAATTCACGACTAGCGCGCTCATCTTATCGCCATTGACGTTTCTCTGGCTTGAgactctcgagtctcgattCCCCGGGTTTGAGCAGAACGAACCGAAAGcggggaaagagaaagacaaggcgaatgagaaggagaaagtgaatgaaaaagagaagcagaagccgaaGCTCAATGTCAAGAACACGGTGGCGAAAATCGTGGTCGACCAggttgttggcggtgctTGGAACACTGTCGCATTCATCGCGACAATGGGCTTCTTACGGGGCTACGACTATGAAGTCATCAAGGACGAAATAGCAAATGTAGGTCATCCACTTTTCAAGCTATCCGTCTCCTGA
- a CDS encoding uncharacterized protein (COG:S;~EggNog:ENOG410Q1NX;~antiSMASH:Cluster_1.5) — MSQGLDDLVSLLADAFTKLAMSKKDIKADCLAVLRTQYKLLQEWPTPSIKKADLGIIRSEVFEDSDSRVPNFFQPWSLGRLSSFEFDASDPEVAADVAISYEIIDHGSYTLRKNGFPLSARLRIIHECFIREVQVWPRESLGETHTLSFYTGWKFLELYAPKIKLDMRGGIDWECHGGWVKHGGKHPHIKAAMHSAIDVDDADELLRSELLVVLGIMIERMQDESLKNHIIIPVMLFSFVGPRSGSVLTAYFDGQHLVVQKTPIYFFPGSPNSDAMLEFVRRQAGGINRSLDTTRFPKPVGGVQVSV; from the exons ATGTCCCAAGGACTCGATGACCTTGTCAGCTTACTAGCAGACGCTTTTACTAAGCTCGCGATGTCtaaaaaagatatcaagGCCGATTGCTTAGCAGTCCTCAGGACTCAATATAAGCTTTTGCAAGAATGGCCGACACCTTCCATCAAAAAAGCAGATTTGGGAATAATCAGGTCAGAGGTGTTTGAAGATTCTGATTCGAGAGTTCCAAATTTCTTCCAACCCTGGTCTCTGGGACGACTGTCATCTTTCGAGTTTGATGCCTCAGACCCTGAAGTTGCTGCGGATGTTGCGATATCTTATGAGATCATTGATCACGGCTCTTACACATTGCGGAAAAATGGGTTTCCTCTCTCTGCCCGTTTGAGGATCATTCATGAATGTTTCATCAGAGAGGTGCAGGTCTGGCCACGAGAATCGCTCGGTGAAACTCATACGCTTTCATTCTATACGGGATGGAAGTTTCTCGA GCTTTACGCGCCAAAAATTAAACTCGATATGCGTGGCGGTATTGACTGGGAGTGTCACGGCGGCTGGGTCAAACACGGTGGCAAGCACCCGCATATCAAAGCAGCTATGCATAGTGCCATCGATGTAGACGACGCGGACGAGCTTCTAAGAAGCGAGCTTCTCGTTGTTCTTGGCATCATGATAGAGCGCATGCAAGATGAATCGCTGAAAAACCATATCATTATTCCG GTAATGCTCTTTTCGTTTGTTGGCCCGCGAAGTGGGAGCGTTCTTACTGCGTACTTTGATGGGCAGCATCTGGTCGTGCAGAAAACACCAATCTACTTTTTCCCGGGTTCTCCTAATAGTGATGCTATGCTTGAATTTGTGCGTCGCCAGGCTGGCGGTATTAATCGGTCTCTGGATACTACTCGTTTTCCGAAGCCAGTTGGAGGCGTTCAAGTGTCTGTCTAG
- a CDS encoding uncharacterized protein (TransMembrane:1 (o15-38i);~antiSMASH:Cluster_1.5): protein MFGVELVIHIDGSSYLAWVVLGVVTLTAGPLLVVSILWTDAVLLGANTNTVKTRERTLPETDTLTTARPLPPLPSPSNYHLSHAGIFHTKQTFQTKCRSRYAMK, encoded by the exons GTTATCCACATCGACGGCTCCTCGTACCTCGCCTGGGTGGTTCTCGGGGTCGTCACCCTCACTGCCGGGCCGCTGCTGGTAGTGTCTATCCTGTGGACGGACG CCGTCTTGCTGGGAGCGAACACGAACACGGTCAAGACTCGAGAACGAACGCTTCCTGAAACCGATACGCTTACCACCGCAAGACCACTACCACCACTACCATCACCGTCAAACTATCACTTATCACACGCCGGAATCTTCCACACAAAGCAAACCTTTCAAACCAAATGCAGGTCCCGCTACGCAATGAAATAA